One region of Lampris incognitus isolate fLamInc1 chromosome 12, fLamInc1.hap2, whole genome shotgun sequence genomic DNA includes:
- the brf2 gene encoding transcription factor IIIB 50 kDa subunit: MSSVGVRCPDCGSSDVVEDDLFSQSQRVCADCGYVLSEDNLTAQHSEGTDVRYSQTTAVAKLPCRNQIKGLQRVCAICRTLRLNRTIEARAQTYYKQAYEHPNFIKVRLQKKETLTGCCVLVSCRLHQWPVTIGTISCLLEADPVIMAAVYKKMVKTLNIEPPIFGITDVIDTHCQEYKLSSPHVPEELAENVKDLTKRAVALVELAADSWIVTGRTPVPIMMASVFLAWQSLKPTKIRLKFSLGKFCELAKVKKHKAAVKRITEMKEVLCRLGQELPWKEAEVKPDNVMHLVGDILEHRYGLLWSALRTHEESLLSELQPRLEDTALEIQTKTPCQIVGKVEQTPAMSCMDTCESNAGSDQQKGDEDTNLCTLPKLSKDTVPQGSQATAAHWTKRVLFCPPSARNAKCRRVEGSLQKDITGDEDISDSEIDTYIRTPQEVREFCEARKLLDFDNISCRDV, translated from the exons ATGTCGAGTGTAGGCGTGAGGTGTCCGGACTGCGGCTCCTCAGACGTCGTTGAAGACGATCTTTTCTCCCAGAGTCAGCGTGTGTGTGCTGACTGTGGCTATGTCTTATCTGAGGATAATCTCACCGCACAACACAGTGAAGGCACAG ATGTCAGATACAGCCAAACTACAGCTGTGGCAAAACTGCCGTGTCGAAATCAGATTAAAG GCCTGCAACGAGTCTGTGCCATATGTCGGACACTCAGACTCAACAGGACAATAGAGGCACGTGCACAGACCTATTACAAGCAGGCATATGAACACCCCAATTTCATTAAAGTCAGGCTTCAGAAGAAGGAGACTCTAACCGGATGTTGTGTGCTTGTAAGCTGCAGACTGCACCAGTGGCCCGTTACCATTGGCACCATCAGCTGCCTTCTGGAGGCTGACCCAGTCATAATGGCAGCTGTTTATAAGAAGATGGTCAAGACTCTGAATATCGAACCTCCCATCTTTGGCATCACTGACGTAATAGACACCCACTGTCAGGA ATACAAGCTTAGCTCTCCTCACGTTCCCGAAGAGTTGGCTGAAAACGTCAAAGATTTGACAAAGCGAGCTGTTGCCTTGGTGGAGTTGGCTGCAGATTCTTGGATTGTGACTGGCCGAACGCCCGTCCCCATCATGATGGCATCCGTCTTCTTGGCCTGGCAGTCCTTGAAGCCTACCAAGATCCGTCTAAAGTTCTCACTTGGTAAATTCTGTGAGCTGGCTAAGGTAAAAAAACATAAGGCAGCGGTAAAGAGAATAACTGAAATGAAAGAGGTACTATGCAGGCTTGGCCAGGAGCTTCCCTGGAAAGAGGCTGAGGTGAAACCAGACAATGTGATGCATCTGgtgggggatattctggaacataGGTATGGCCTGCTTTGGAGTGCTCTGAGAACCCATGAGGAATCCCTGTTATCTGAGCTCCAGCCCAGGTTAGAGGACACTGCACTTGAAATCCAGACGAAGACACCTTGTCAAATCGTTGGCAAGGTGGAACAGACTCCAGCTATGTCATGTATGGACACATGCGAGTCAAATGCTGGAAGTGACCAACAAAAAGGCGATGAAGACACTAACTTATGCACTTTGCCCAAGCTAAGCAAAGACACAGTCCCTCAGGGGAGCCAGGCCACAGCAGCACATTGGACTAAAAGAGTTTTGTTTTGTCCCCCTTCTGCTAGAAATGCTAAATGTAGGAGAGTGGAAGGGTCTTTACAAAAGGACATAACTGGTGATGAAGATATATCAGATAGTGAAATTGATACGTATATACGCACTCCCCAGGAAGTGAGAGAATTCTGTGAGGCAAGGAAGCTTCTGGATTTCGATAATATATCATGCAGAGATGTTTAA